A window of the Dyadobacter pollutisoli genome harbors these coding sequences:
- a CDS encoding alpha-2-macroglobulin family protein, giving the protein MKKTSAACIFILLAFSLLFNACSSLNEVRIAGTNFTGEISQSQNLVFTFNKDLVSQSDLNSWDSTQYVQFEPAVRGKFKWTAPNELIFSPVAGFGAATAYKAKLTGLLTAKVEKDKKYDVSADPIDFHTPYLQLVETESWWTLSQETGRQEARLRLIFNYPLNGQNLAEKLKVTLADQSLDYKILPSDNDQSVTLSLTNTGKADNNPVPLNITVDKGLKVPNTTYTSQEAISKTASLPSPLHLEIVDIKTGFENNAAYARIITTQELNKESIETGFVLNPQATAQTEPTENGFILRGDFNETETYNLLLNKTLKGILGPVLEEETSRDLFFGKMPSAISFANKKALYMSTKGSKNIGVQIVNVPKVQVRISKLYANNILGFLRTNRWGDYDWIEDQAVPNGIFHYSDDTDRAFSDVLVDKTVETENLPKSKGISALNIALPDDNQRRGVYLVSVHSSDESFVFDTKLVSISDIGLIAKQGKDEVWIFANSIKTNEPISDLEITLVSSNNQTVHTLTTDKEGVAHVDKLSEKAPGFKIAMVTADSKEDFNYLILADTQVETSRFEVDGLRDNTSGFQAFIYGQRDIYRPGETMHFNTVIRTQNWQKANDIPLKIRVVTPNGREYRTWRKTTNGQGAVETEVPLDAAVLTGTYILEVYNANEILLASRAVSVEEFMPDRIKVDLSGATADYVSGGTVSLTATALNLFGPPATNRTYEMESQLKRKGFTASSFPDFSFDIPAETTFERETRQGVTNEQGQATEKFVLAAGLKDIGVLEGKIYVTVFDENGRPVNRLQRFDVYTQPIFYGIRLPDFYVGTNAPLPVEIVGVNRKGVLQNGSSAQVEVVRIEYQTVVEKKYEQLRYTSRKNEKIIYSNALNLPSGKGTFQYIPTVSGEYEIRVRRPGAEHYTLSRFYAYGYGYTQYSSFEVSNEGRVLMETDKEKYKTGEKAKILFKTPFDGRLLVTVERNNVLEQHILTTEKKAAELKLDIKEEHLPNVFVTATLIRTLDASDMPLTVAHGFTPLMVEDPDRKLAVTITAVEKSRSKTKQTIRIKTQPNAQITLAVVDEGILQIKNTKTPDIHGHFYQKRALEVTSHDLYAQLFPELSISGTSSFGGDGYDLERRINPLSNGRTELVSFWSGILTANGSGEASFDVNIPQFSGDLRVMAVAYKDNAFGSATKNMKVADPVVISAGLPRFLSPGDELVLPVNISNTEKRPANATVSLQLSGPLAAGTAVTQKINIAAGKESRAIFSIRALQAIGTGKIIVKVNAFNETFVNQTELTIRPASPLLKTSNSGIIAGEKQGLIDLTSSFIPATSRSQVVLSRSPLVQGGGKALSTLLGYPFGCLEQTVSKAFPQIYFADLAKAIAAPVYIVKNGESDFNPMTNVQQAIRKIESQQIYNGGMGMWPGATQEDWWATAYAVHFLEEARRAGFETNAKTISRALDYLTTQTGTTANREVVTASTNSAPAVDGQTVATQIRKTVARREAIYSLYVLALNGHPNRSSMNYYKQNPNLLTIDSKYLLAGAFQLAGDARSFAALLPKKYTLETGPQFYDNSYSSSLRNISLVLNTLLETDAANLQIPVLARQLSKAIQSASYLNTQEASFAVLALGKLAKKTSGSTITAAATVNGKSLATFTGKEVKISKGIVNQKIAIKTQGKGDLYWFAQSEGMSATGTYVEEDQGLSIRRQYLTRNGTPMQAFHQNDLVVVKLTLTSTNGLPIENIVVTDLLPSGFEIENPRITEPRDMPWITNAAIPEYYDIRDDRIHFFTTADKQEKSFYYQVRIISKGTFTAGPAAADAMYQGEYRSYSSGGKITVE; this is encoded by the coding sequence ATGAAAAAGACTTCCGCCGCCTGCATTTTCATTCTCCTTGCTTTTTCTCTGTTGTTCAATGCCTGCTCCTCTCTCAATGAGGTCCGAATTGCGGGTACCAACTTCACAGGCGAGATCAGCCAGTCGCAAAACCTGGTCTTTACATTTAACAAAGATCTCGTTTCCCAAAGCGACCTCAACAGCTGGGATTCAACGCAATATGTGCAGTTTGAACCGGCCGTTCGTGGTAAGTTCAAATGGACAGCACCCAATGAACTGATTTTTTCACCTGTCGCAGGGTTCGGTGCAGCCACTGCCTACAAAGCCAAACTGACCGGTTTATTGACGGCAAAAGTGGAAAAGGATAAAAAATATGACGTTTCCGCTGACCCAATTGATTTCCACACGCCTTATCTGCAACTGGTTGAAACCGAAAGTTGGTGGACACTTTCACAGGAGACTGGTCGGCAGGAAGCCAGGTTAAGATTGATTTTCAATTATCCACTAAATGGGCAGAATCTGGCTGAAAAGCTGAAAGTTACATTGGCAGATCAATCATTGGATTACAAAATATTGCCTTCTGACAATGATCAATCTGTAACCCTTTCTTTGACCAACACAGGCAAAGCCGACAACAACCCGGTCCCTCTCAACATTACGGTGGATAAAGGTTTGAAAGTACCTAATACAACCTATACAAGTCAGGAAGCCATTTCCAAGACTGCGAGCCTGCCTTCTCCATTGCACCTGGAAATCGTCGATATAAAAACGGGATTTGAAAATAATGCTGCCTATGCACGTATCATTACCACTCAGGAACTGAATAAGGAAAGCATTGAAACTGGTTTTGTCCTTAATCCGCAGGCCACCGCACAGACTGAGCCGACGGAGAATGGCTTCATTCTCCGGGGCGACTTCAATGAAACCGAGACTTACAATTTACTCCTGAATAAAACACTGAAAGGTATTCTCGGGCCCGTATTGGAAGAAGAAACGTCACGAGATTTGTTTTTTGGTAAAATGCCTTCGGCGATCTCATTTGCCAATAAAAAGGCGCTCTATATGTCCACCAAAGGATCAAAAAACATTGGTGTCCAGATCGTGAATGTGCCCAAAGTGCAGGTTCGCATTTCGAAATTGTATGCTAACAACATTCTGGGCTTCCTCCGAACCAATAGATGGGGAGATTATGATTGGATTGAAGATCAAGCTGTCCCAAATGGCATCTTTCATTATAGTGATGATACTGACAGAGCTTTCAGTGATGTACTTGTCGATAAAACCGTAGAAACGGAAAATCTGCCCAAAAGCAAAGGAATTTCCGCTCTGAACATTGCATTACCTGACGACAACCAACGTCGTGGCGTTTATCTGGTCAGTGTTCATTCCAGTGATGAAAGCTTTGTGTTTGACACCAAGCTGGTTTCTATCTCCGACATTGGCCTGATTGCCAAGCAGGGCAAGGATGAGGTTTGGATTTTTGCTAATTCAATCAAAACCAATGAGCCGATTTCAGACCTTGAAATAACACTGGTTAGCTCCAACAATCAGACTGTACACACACTTACCACAGACAAAGAAGGGGTAGCGCACGTGGACAAATTGAGTGAAAAAGCACCTGGTTTCAAGATCGCGATGGTTACCGCGGATAGTAAGGAGGATTTCAACTATCTCATTTTGGCTGATACCCAGGTTGAGACCTCGCGTTTCGAAGTGGACGGTCTTCGGGATAATACTTCCGGTTTCCAGGCATTCATTTATGGTCAGCGGGACATTTACCGGCCTGGGGAAACCATGCATTTCAACACGGTTATCAGAACGCAGAACTGGCAAAAGGCGAACGATATTCCTTTAAAAATCAGGGTAGTAACACCCAATGGCAGAGAGTACCGGACCTGGCGAAAAACGACCAATGGACAGGGTGCCGTGGAAACAGAGGTACCATTGGATGCCGCCGTTCTGACGGGTACTTATATACTTGAAGTTTACAATGCTAACGAGATACTGCTTGCTTCCCGGGCCGTCAGTGTGGAAGAGTTCATGCCAGACCGCATTAAAGTGGATTTAAGCGGAGCTACCGCCGATTATGTTTCCGGCGGAACGGTTTCCCTCACTGCCACAGCATTGAATTTATTCGGACCGCCTGCTACTAACAGGACTTACGAAATGGAGTCGCAGCTCAAAAGAAAAGGTTTTACAGCATCATCATTTCCCGATTTTTCATTCGACATTCCGGCAGAAACTACATTTGAACGTGAAACAAGGCAGGGAGTGACGAATGAACAGGGACAAGCGACTGAGAAATTTGTACTCGCAGCAGGTCTCAAAGACATTGGTGTGCTAGAAGGGAAAATTTATGTTACCGTATTTGACGAAAACGGGCGGCCCGTCAACAGACTTCAACGATTTGATGTTTACACGCAGCCCATATTTTATGGCATTCGGTTACCAGACTTTTATGTAGGTACCAATGCCCCGCTTCCGGTTGAAATCGTGGGCGTTAACCGCAAAGGAGTTTTGCAAAACGGTTCCTCGGCGCAAGTGGAAGTGGTGAGGATTGAGTACCAGACGGTTGTGGAAAAAAAATATGAGCAACTCAGGTACACTTCCCGGAAAAATGAGAAGATAATTTATTCCAACGCATTGAACTTACCAAGCGGAAAAGGTACATTCCAATATATCCCTACGGTTTCCGGCGAGTACGAAATACGGGTGCGACGTCCTGGCGCTGAGCATTATACGCTCTCCCGGTTCTATGCCTACGGCTACGGTTACACGCAATATTCCTCTTTCGAAGTAAGTAATGAAGGGCGGGTGTTGATGGAAACTGACAAGGAGAAATACAAAACCGGAGAAAAAGCTAAAATTTTATTCAAAACACCTTTCGACGGCAGGCTACTAGTTACGGTCGAAAGAAATAATGTCCTGGAACAGCACATTCTAACCACTGAAAAGAAAGCGGCAGAATTGAAGCTGGACATTAAGGAAGAACATCTACCCAATGTTTTCGTAACCGCCACATTGATCCGAACATTGGACGCGTCGGACATGCCATTGACGGTAGCACACGGATTTACACCATTAATGGTAGAAGATCCCGACCGCAAACTAGCTGTAACAATCACCGCGGTTGAAAAATCACGTTCGAAAACGAAGCAAACGATCAGGATTAAAACCCAGCCTAATGCACAGATCACATTGGCCGTTGTTGACGAAGGTATTTTACAAATTAAGAATACCAAAACACCTGACATTCACGGTCATTTTTACCAAAAAAGGGCATTGGAAGTTACAAGCCACGATTTATATGCACAATTATTCCCCGAGCTAAGCATCAGCGGAACGTCGAGCTTTGGTGGTGACGGTTACGATCTGGAAAGAAGGATCAATCCGTTGAGCAATGGTCGGACTGAACTGGTTTCGTTTTGGAGCGGCATATTGACCGCGAATGGAAGCGGCGAAGCCTCTTTCGACGTTAACATTCCACAATTCAGCGGTGATTTGAGAGTAATGGCCGTGGCTTACAAAGACAACGCATTTGGTTCCGCTACAAAAAATATGAAAGTAGCCGACCCGGTCGTGATCAGCGCGGGATTACCTCGTTTCCTGAGCCCCGGCGATGAACTGGTGCTCCCTGTTAACATTAGTAATACGGAAAAAAGACCGGCCAATGCGACGGTGTCATTACAACTCAGTGGCCCGCTGGCCGCCGGAACGGCAGTTACCCAAAAGATAAACATCGCAGCGGGGAAAGAATCCAGAGCTATATTTTCGATTCGCGCACTGCAAGCCATTGGTACCGGGAAGATCATTGTGAAGGTCAATGCGTTTAACGAAACATTTGTAAATCAGACGGAACTGACCATTCGCCCTGCCTCGCCTTTATTGAAAACCAGCAATTCAGGAATAATAGCAGGAGAAAAGCAGGGTTTGATCGATCTGACTTCATCATTTATTCCCGCAACGAGCCGCAGCCAGGTAGTACTGAGCCGGTCGCCGCTGGTACAGGGAGGCGGAAAAGCGCTTTCGACATTACTGGGCTACCCTTTTGGCTGTCTGGAACAAACCGTATCCAAGGCATTTCCCCAAATTTATTTCGCTGACCTGGCCAAGGCAATAGCCGCGCCGGTGTATATCGTAAAAAATGGTGAAAGTGATTTCAATCCGATGACCAATGTGCAGCAGGCGATCCGCAAAATAGAATCGCAGCAGATTTACAATGGCGGTATGGGCATGTGGCCTGGCGCCACTCAGGAGGATTGGTGGGCAACTGCTTACGCGGTCCATTTCCTGGAAGAGGCACGCAGGGCAGGATTTGAAACGAATGCAAAAACGATCAGCCGGGCACTGGACTATTTAACCACACAAACTGGTACCACTGCAAATCGCGAAGTAGTTACGGCGAGTACTAACTCCGCGCCCGCCGTGGATGGACAGACGGTTGCTACACAAATCCGGAAAACGGTTGCACGAAGGGAAGCCATTTACTCGCTTTATGTGCTCGCGCTGAATGGTCACCCCAACCGGTCTTCTATGAATTATTACAAGCAAAATCCAAATTTGCTAACCATTGATTCCAAGTATTTACTCGCAGGAGCATTTCAATTGGCTGGTGACGCAAGAAGTTTTGCTGCATTGTTGCCGAAAAAATACACATTGGAAACCGGTCCGCAGTTCTACGACAACAGTTATTCGTCGTCGCTCCGCAATATTTCGTTGGTACTAAATACATTGCTGGAAACCGATGCGGCTAACTTACAGATTCCGGTTCTGGCCCGCCAATTGTCCAAAGCCATTCAATCTGCATCGTATCTGAACACTCAGGAAGCATCATTTGCCGTACTCGCTTTGGGAAAACTGGCTAAGAAAACTTCCGGATCGACCATTACGGCCGCTGCGACGGTCAATGGAAAATCACTGGCCACATTTACCGGAAAAGAGGTCAAAATTTCGAAAGGAATTGTCAATCAGAAGATTGCAATCAAAACGCAGGGTAAAGGAGATCTTTACTGGTTTGCGCAGTCAGAAGGTATGTCCGCCACCGGTACTTATGTCGAGGAAGATCAGGGATTGAGCATTCGCAGACAATACTTAACCCGCAACGGAACTCCAATGCAGGCTTTCCATCAAAATGATCTGGTTGTGGTAAAGCTCACATTGACCAGTACCAACGGTTTACCCATTGAAAATATCGTGGTGACAGATCTGCTTCCGTCAGGTTTTGAAATCGAAAACCCGCGCATTACCGAACCTCGTGACATGCCATGGATTACCAATGCAGCGATTCCTGAATATTATGACATCCGCGACGACCGCATTCACTTCTTCACGACGGCCGATAAGCAGGAAAAATCATTCTATTACCAGGTACGGATCATTTCCAAAGGCACATTCACGGCCGGACCAGCCGCTGCGGACGCCATGTACCAAGGCGAATACAGAAGCTATTCCAGCGGTGGAAAAATTACAGTCGAATAA
- a CDS encoding MIP/aquaporin family protein, translated as MQPSPFIGELVGTMVLILLGNGVVANVVLKKTKGESGGWIVITAGWGFAVMIGIFVANAFGSAAAHLNPAVTVGLAVLRQDYSLLASYIPAQLIGAFLGAVLVWLQYLPHWKATEDGGAKLACFATDPAVRSTGSNFISEFIATILLIVGVVAIGYAGTSDPERGGIPSGVAPYLVGMLVWSIGLSLGGTTGYAINPVRDLGPRIAHAILPIPNKGGSDWGYGWIPVVAPIAGAIIAGLILRFFYF; from the coding sequence ATGCAGCCTTCCCCCTTTATCGGCGAATTAGTCGGAACAATGGTACTTATTTTGTTAGGCAATGGCGTTGTAGCCAATGTAGTACTCAAAAAGACAAAAGGTGAAAGCGGCGGCTGGATCGTCATCACAGCAGGCTGGGGGTTTGCAGTCATGATCGGAATATTTGTAGCCAATGCATTTGGTAGCGCAGCTGCGCATCTCAATCCTGCCGTTACCGTTGGCCTGGCAGTGCTTCGTCAGGATTATAGTTTGCTTGCGAGCTACATTCCCGCTCAGTTGATCGGCGCTTTTTTAGGTGCTGTATTGGTTTGGTTGCAATATCTGCCACATTGGAAGGCTACGGAGGATGGAGGCGCCAAGCTCGCGTGTTTCGCAACCGATCCCGCCGTCAGATCAACAGGCTCTAATTTTATAAGTGAATTTATCGCCACCATTTTGCTGATCGTCGGTGTAGTGGCGATCGGTTATGCCGGTACTTCTGACCCCGAAAGAGGCGGAATTCCTTCGGGGGTAGCGCCTTATCTGGTAGGTATGCTGGTATGGAGCATTGGTTTGTCATTGGGGGGCACCACTGGTTACGCTATCAATCCTGTGCGTGATCTGGGACCCCGAATCGCTCATGCTATCCTGCCCATACCCAACAAAGGTGGCTCGGATTGGGGCTATGGCTGGATTCCGGTGGTGGCTCCCATTGCAGGAGCCATTATTGCCGGATTAATTCTTCGCTTTTTTTACTTCTGA
- the purB gene encoding adenylosuccinate lyase: MSLNQLTAISPVDGRYYKQVSELSAYFSEYALIYYRVYVEIEYFIALCELPLPQLSEFDKKKYASLRKIYEDFSEDDALHIKDIEKVTNHDVKAVEYFIKEQFEKLEIESYQEFIHFGLTSQDINNTAIPLSLKDALERQIKPLFRQVLFVLKRMSIEWKNVPMLAFTHGQPASPTRVGKEFLVFVERLERQLEMLDKIPHSAKFGGATGNFNAHHVAYPKQDWMAFGHHFVEGLGLKRSRHTTQIEHYDNLAATFDCLKRLNTILTDLNRDMWTYISMGYFKQKIKAGEVGSSAMPHKVNPIDFENSEGNLGLASALFEHFAAKLPVSRLQRDLTDSTVLRNIGVPLAHLAIALNSLLKGLGKVELNGEILKAELEENWAVVSEAIQTILRRESYPKPYEALKELTRTNEKITHDSISRFIETLDVSEKIREELRELTPFNYLGIVEENH, translated from the coding sequence ATGTCATTAAATCAACTTACGGCTATCTCTCCCGTTGATGGCCGTTATTACAAACAAGTCTCTGAACTTTCGGCATATTTCTCTGAATATGCTCTGATCTATTATAGAGTGTATGTTGAAATCGAATATTTCATCGCACTTTGTGAACTCCCTCTGCCACAGTTATCAGAATTTGACAAGAAGAAATACGCATCACTCCGCAAAATCTATGAGGATTTTAGTGAAGACGATGCCCTGCATATAAAGGATATTGAAAAAGTAACCAACCACGATGTCAAAGCGGTTGAGTATTTTATCAAAGAACAGTTCGAAAAACTTGAAATTGAGAGCTACCAGGAATTTATCCATTTCGGGCTTACTTCTCAGGATATTAACAATACCGCCATCCCGCTTTCGCTCAAAGATGCGCTGGAACGTCAGATCAAACCATTGTTCCGTCAGGTTCTTTTTGTATTGAAAAGAATGTCCATTGAATGGAAAAATGTACCCATGCTGGCTTTCACACACGGACAGCCTGCATCACCAACACGGGTAGGAAAAGAATTTCTGGTATTCGTAGAACGTCTGGAACGTCAGCTGGAAATGCTGGACAAAATCCCTCATTCTGCTAAATTCGGTGGAGCAACTGGTAACTTTAATGCACACCATGTTGCATACCCTAAACAGGATTGGATGGCTTTCGGGCATCATTTTGTGGAAGGTTTAGGATTGAAAAGAAGCCGTCATACTACTCAGATCGAGCATTACGACAACCTGGCTGCGACTTTTGATTGTTTGAAAAGATTGAATACAATCCTGACCGACCTGAACCGGGATATGTGGACGTACATTTCGATGGGTTATTTCAAACAAAAGATCAAAGCGGGTGAGGTAGGTTCTTCTGCCATGCCACATAAAGTTAACCCTATCGATTTTGAAAATTCGGAGGGAAACCTTGGTTTGGCTTCTGCATTGTTTGAACATTTTGCTGCAAAACTTCCTGTTTCACGTTTGCAGCGCGACCTTACCGACTCCACTGTATTAAGAAACATTGGAGTACCCTTGGCGCATTTGGCGATTGCATTGAATTCACTTTTAAAAGGCCTTGGCAAAGTTGAGCTCAACGGAGAGATCCTGAAAGCTGAGCTGGAAGAAAACTGGGCGGTGGTATCGGAAGCGATCCAGACCATACTCCGTCGGGAAAGCTATCCGAAACCTTATGAGGCGCTGAAAGAATTGACTCGTACTAACGAAAAAATCACGCACGACTCGATCTCCCGTTTCATTGAAACCCTTGATGTTTCAGAAAAAATACGTGAAGAACTTAGGGAACTTACTCCTTTTAATTATTTGGGGATAGTAGAGGAAAACCATTGA
- a CDS encoding helix-turn-helix transcriptional regulator, whose product MSAEELLRRYRLENNLTQQQMANLLGVSQAAYHKWESEITKIPLDRYLSISVVCNVKLQDMLPENWQKKINSE is encoded by the coding sequence ATGTCCGCTGAGGAATTATTGCGCCGCTATCGTCTTGAAAATAATTTGACACAACAGCAGATGGCCAATTTGCTTGGCGTTTCGCAGGCTGCCTATCACAAATGGGAAAGTGAAATCACTAAAATACCGCTTGACAGATATTTGAGTATTTCCGTAGTCTGTAATGTAAAATTGCAGGATATGCTGCCAGAGAACTGGCAGAAGAAGATAAATTCGGAATAA
- a CDS encoding carboxypeptidase-like regulatory domain-containing protein encodes MKQPLMRSFSKLFSILSFAILFGSLALLLSDCFLKQDRTTTIYGTVTDQDGQPVDSILLRVRGVTGFKYEILKEIHSDKEGEYEIMLDVPKKYSSLSIAIPFSNSLNPKFTKQYLGHYVFRNEVKTNDCCYAELGKKTKYNFQLIPK; translated from the coding sequence ATGAAACAACCACTAATGCGCTCATTTTCAAAGCTATTCAGCATTCTTTCCTTTGCTATCCTTTTCGGAAGCCTGGCATTGCTACTCAGTGACTGCTTCCTGAAACAGGACAGGACGACGACTATTTATGGCACGGTTACGGATCAGGATGGGCAGCCGGTGGATAGTATCTTATTAAGAGTTAGAGGGGTTACGGGTTTTAAATATGAAATACTAAAAGAAATTCACTCCGATAAAGAGGGGGAATACGAAATAATGTTGGATGTGCCAAAAAAATATTCATCACTTTCAATTGCGATTCCATTTTCCAACTCTTTGAATCCAAAATTCACTAAACAATACTTAGGTCACTACGTTTTCCGAAACGAGGTCAAAACCAATGATTGTTGTTATGCTGAACTGGGAAAAAAGACCAAATACAATTTCCAACTAATCCCCAAATAA